Genomic window (Lycium barbarum isolate Lr01 chromosome 2, ASM1917538v2, whole genome shotgun sequence):
AGTCATGCAAATtcaaaatacaacttgaagttgtatttgaaaaacacctaaaaacCATTTTTcgctttcaatacattcaaacaattaaatattctttgtaaaaactataaccaaacacaacttcatcttcaactccaacttaaaaattccaaatacagtgaaaaatatttggttttcatggccaaacgcctactaagattCGAAAAGCTAAAGTGTGTTAAAACAAAGTTTGTTCAATGGACTAAATGAATGAAAGATAGAGTAAGCTAAGCGGCAAAGATAGGATTTTTTCACTAGGAGGTTCatcatatacataaaaacaaatTTAACTCTTTATATATAGTGTGATTTTCAGCGTACTTCCACCCCTCCACCCTGAGTAGAGTCACCATGGACATAAAGAGGTTTTGTTTGTTCCCCCTTTTTATGTTTTTCCTTTGCGTGTTTTTAAGAAAGACCGAAGTGGCTCAACATTTTTAGGAGTTGTTCGGCCCGAAGCAAAATCAATACTCCacctgtcccaatttatgtaatacgatttcttttttagtctgtctcaaaaagaacgatacatttctatatttaaaaataatttaacttaaaacttttcCTTTTCACACAAATAtgtatgacttgttttagactatAAATTTTAAAAGCCTTCATTTTTTTCGTAAACCTTATGCCTAGTCAAATTATATCGCATagattgaaacggagggagtagtaagcTCCAGAGACTGAATAGTGGATTACAGCAAAGAAAGTAAGACTCAAGCGTTCCTAGAAGTCCATAAAAGAATTACTACTCCCTAATGAAAGGTGGGTTAGAAAATTGACTTATCATTCGTTATCtctagaagaaaaatatttgaCTTGACATATGTGAAAAAAAATTTGGGCGTCAAACTCAGAAATTGAGGAGATAAAATTACAGACACCCTTGAGAATCTTTCTGCAATCCATGTGGGACATGTTATTGTCGAAAAGAACTACTAATATATTATTACTCCATCTATTCTATTTATGGGATGTATAGTGATGGATCCAAAATTTTAGAGTAATGGATGCTTTACTACCTTAACTTAGGTCGCCACATAATATAAGTGTATCATTACTTGGAACTtaagaaaataaatttaaaacGAACAGTATATAAATATTATCAATACAAGAGAAATATAGAGTAGTACTACTTACCTTTCGACAATAAAAGACTTCATCAGTCTTCAGTTCTTAACATTTGCAAGATTCTTAAGTAATACCGgataaaggaaagaaagaaaagcaaatcatcatcatattatattattatatattatactaaaagtggaaAGGCCCTAAGTATAAAGTTGAATTACCAAAATGTTCATATAAAATTTGAGGACATTTTTATCCTTACAATTAAACAATATTTATCAACACTTAAGTACAAAACGGTAAATAGATTCTAATGAAGataacaaaaaattaaaaagttaaaTTAGTGAATACAAACGTGGAATTCCGTCAAAGTAATTAGTATAACAATTATAATAAAAAACCGTTTCTCATAATAATAAATTATATCATCTGCCCAAGAAAACCAATAGGTACACATTAATTGTtgtaacaaaaaataaaaagttaaatTGGTAAATACAAACGTGGGAGTCAAAGTAATTAGTATAACAATTATGATTAAAAAACCGTTTCTCATGTTACTTAAATAATATCATCTGCCCAAGAAACCGAATAGGTAGACATTAATTGTTGTTGAGTTATCTTTTCCGTACAAGAAAACCATTAGACACTTGATTAAGTTTTGATCAAATATTTAATTATATAAGTAAACTTTGATTATCAATCGGAAAAGCTGCTGCTCAAGTAAgttcatcttctttcttttgtaatTATTCATGAAATTATATATTCATGTTTATGCTATTTTTTGCTAGAAGATATTTTATACTATTAGTTACGGTAAAAATTTACTTTCATCGGATTAGTGTAAATATTTGACTTGGCTAAGTATTTACTATTATTTGGTAAATAATCCTTTAGAATACAAGAATACATTGTATTAGGACCACAGAAAAGTCTGGTAATACGTAGAGTGCCAAAAGAAAATTAACAGTTGGTTCAACCAAAGGCTGTTGGAAATGCAAAATTTTCTAGTATTTTTTGTTCTTTTGGTAATTTTTGTTTAACGTGTTACGTTGTGGCAAACTAATTTCCAATTTCGATATAAAGCTTTTAAGTTAATTTACCTTGCATTTTAGTTTCTTAGTTTTTTAAAAAGTTGTTTTGCAGGAAAAGAGAGTGAGGAAGGCCAATGAAGAACGGCTGAATGAAGAAGCTCTGCACGTAATATCCAGAATACCTCATCTTATGATGGACTAGATACACGTAAGTTTGTATTCAGTGAGATATTTTATCTTCTAATTTCTGAGGTATGTTTTTTAAGATTGTTGTGCCAGAAAGTTATTTCATAGTGTATTCTCTGCGTGAATTTTATTCATTTGTTTTTTTCCCCAGTAATTCGCTCTAACAAAGGCTTTTTCAGAATTAGATAGTACTTTACTTGATGATTCCTTTGATTTGCTTTGCTGAGAATCAGAGTATTATCAATTTCGAAGTTAATTTCTTTGAACTTTCATGCATGTATCAATATTTAAACTTTTACTGACTGTAATAGTATTAATTGATTTACATGTGTAGCTCTCATATCAATTTGCATCTTTCATTTTTTTGATAAATTATTTTAGGATTTGACATCTTTGTTTGCACCTCATAACATCAACATGTAACTCATTATACATTTTACCTACCTTACTAAATTTAGTTATTCAATTTTGCAGGTTGCTTAAAAAAGAAGTCATTCAAATTGCATGAATGTTCATCAATTTTAACTTTGTACTTTTTAATTTACATTTTCTGTTACTCATATTATATAGTACTTGCTTGTCAAAACtagtaaaagaaaaagaaagggaaaaattTACAAGAAATATGGAAGAAATAATGGGAACCAGAAAATTGAAAAGAATCCAACAACAGAAAAAGAACAAATGCTGTAAAACAGTTTTGATCCCCCGACGACTAAGCAAATCCAAGTGCCTACTAGTGCAATCTCTAAACTAAAACACCCAGCCCAGGTTTTAATTCATGGGTGCTCATCTCTTTTATATGAGTGGTTTTATTAATTTTCAATAACATACACAAACAGAGACAATGGGTGCGTTTGCCTTGACGCATTTTGACTGCATACCAAattttaaaaagatttttttttttaaaaaaaattgtgatataAAATTAGTTATAGATATTtgaatcatctcattaaggagaagtttaaaatcaaattatttaaaaatataaaaagacATACTCCTTATTATTCTTTAGAGACAGAATAAAAAGAAGAGTGCAAGACATAAATTGGGAGAGAGGGACTGAGTGAGTAGGAGAAAATGACAAACATTGTCTTGACGGTAGGTTCTCAATCAATGGCGGAGCCAATGTTTTTACTAAAGGGTTAAaatatataaagaagtaaacactcGAAAAAGCTAAAAGGGTTCAACACtattatatatattactactatatataagagcAAACTTAGGGACTTCTGTAGTCCTCATAagaattttcaaattttttaaaaactttttaattaattacttttaggtcctaatcttatttatttaagttaattttttttgttttttaaggtctacttttcaaaagctatcgaacctcctacctcatttttcatgttctttggttttctgttTGGTGCtggatatccgcatttgagcccaattaatccagataattcgcactgtatcgcgcctattcaggggaagcgctccctccaaagattttttccatatccatgttcgaatccctaatccctaattaagggaGGAGCAACTCCATCAGCTGCACaaattaaattatgtatttgtcttaaaagtttattaactatgtatagattatttatttagaactaaataacttcagaatattgggatacataacttataaatgtcaaattctggctccacatttgatttgaagtaaataatttcatcaaaatggaagttaaaatattaaaggagtggaatgaaagttttgctttcatatattgaaaatatacttatatgaaatttaattattactaatGTAATTaaccacttgtgggactacaatgggtatatggttgttgtacacttgtactaacacaaattatatttctttaattaaaatatctacttttatatcttgagtttgggcccgggcttagcaagggcctcacataactagtatatatatatatatatatatatatatatatatatatataaaataattttaaccttgtatatcTAGTGTAATTTTTCACCGAACGGGATCCGGATTCCCCTCGGTCCaacctagctccgcccctggtcACAATAAGATCAAAACTATTAAGTGCATATTTAAGGGACTATTTAAAATCTACaatcaaacataagggaccatttttgtcattttctcgagAGAATAGTATTTATACATCACCTGGATTATGAGACAAGAGGAGTTCAGCTTAGCTCCAGAGTTAACCCAAACACTTCAATGGGATCAGTAGCCAATAATGAGAGCTTCAGCATTGAGCTACAACAGCTTGATGCAGCTAATGATACTGCAAGGAACCAGAGAACTCAATGGCTACTAACTTCTCCTAACCCACCAAGTCTTTGCCATGAACTCATTAACACAATTAAAAAAACTGCGTTGCCTCATGGAAAGACCACAAAACAATCAAGAAATGGAGctttcttttcattcttcaaAGGCTTATTTCCAATTCTTAGCTGGGGTAGAAATTATAAAGGTACAAAGTTTAAGCATGACATTATGGCTGGCTTAACTCTTGCCAGTCTCTGCATACCTCAGGTAATTAAAATGATTGTATTTGTATACATTAGTTCTGTTCCTGAATATGGCTTATGTAACATGTTATTGAAACATAGTGATTCTTCTTGCAGAGTATTGGATATGCTAATCTCGCGAAACTCGATCCTCAATATGGCTTATGTAAGTTCCAACTACTAGTTATATAGCTTTGGTTCATTTTTATGTTTCTTGTTGATATAGTTTatgatttttttccttttatttgttTTAGACACCAGTGTTGTACCACCATTGATATATGCTGTGATGGGAAGTTCACGGGAGATTGCCATTGGCCCTGTTGCTGTTGTATCATTACTGCTTTCTGCAATGGTTCCCAAAATTGTAGACCCCGCAGTTGATCATATTGCTTACAGGAATCTTGTTTTCACTGCCACATTCTTCACTGGTGCATTTCAGGCAGCTTTTGGACTATTCAGGTggtttttttaaaagattttttcAAGAATTGTTAATTATAGCTTTGCTTTTCCTGGAAAATGTTTGTTAATTTTCAGTACTTATCAGGTTGGGGTTTCTTGTGGATTTTCTATCACATGCTGCCATTGTTGGATTTATGGGAGGTGCAGCCATTGTAATAGGCCTCCAACAGTTAAAGGGTCTGTTTGGGATTAACCATTTTACTACCAAGACTGATGTGGTGTCTGTATTAGAAGCTGTTTTCAAATCACTCCATAATGAACCAGTGAGCATTTTCTTATTTGCAAATATTCTGTCCTTTCTTTTATCTTTTGCTTTTTCAtcttactaaaaaaaaaatctttgcaCTTTTCAGTGGTTTCCACTGAATTTTGTACTTGGCTGCTCCTTCCTCATCTTCATCCTAATTACCAGGTTCATTGTAAGTAACTTGTTTTTGCTTCATAATCTTTTTCTCTGAGGCATATGGTAATTGTTTCCAGCATTTTATTCATCTGTTTGAAACTTGAAAAAATACAGGGGAAAAGGAATAAGAAAATGTTCTGGCTGCCAGCAATTGCTCCTCTTATATCGGTTGTACTATCCACTTTGATAGTTTATCTAACAAAAGCTGATCAACATGGAGTCAAGATTGTAAAACACTTCAAAGGGGGTCTCAATCCAAGTTCACTTCACCAATTACAATTCAATAATCCACACGTTGGAGAACTCGCGAAAATTGGGCTGATTTGTGCTATCGTCGCTCTTACTGTATTTCTCTACTCTTTGTTCTGTCAATTCCATTTTATGATTCTCATAAAAGATCCTTATTCACGGACGTTATAAACTTTCCCCAGGAGGCCATCGCTGTTGGTCGATCTTTCGCTTCAATCAAAGGCTATCATCTTGATGGAAACAAAGAAATGGTA
Coding sequences:
- the LOC132627468 gene encoding low affinity sulfate transporter 3-like, producing the protein MGSVANNESFSIELQQLDAANDTARNQRTQWLLTSPNPPSLCHELINTIKKTALPHGKTTKQSRNGAFFSFFKGLFPILSWGRNYKGTKFKHDIMAGLTLASLCIPQSIGYANLAKLDPQYGLYTSVVPPLIYAVMGSSREIAIGPVAVVSLLLSAMVPKIVDPAVDHIAYRNLVFTATFFTGAFQAAFGLFRLGFLVDFLSHAAIVGFMGGAAIVIGLQQLKGLFGINHFTTKTDVVSVLEAVFKSLHNEPWFPLNFVLGCSFLIFILITRFIGKRNKKMFWLPAIAPLISVVLSTLIVYLTKADQHGVKIVKHFKGGLNPSSLHQLQFNNPHVGELAKIGLICAIVALTEAIAVGRSFASIKGYHLDGNKEMVAMGCMNLVGSVTSCYTATGSFSRTAVNFSAGCETVVSNIVMAITVLISLELLTKLLYYTPLAILASIIISALPGLIDISEACHIWKVDKTDFIICIAAFFGVLFGSVEIGLLIAVGISFGKIILGTIRPSVQLQGRLPGTDTFCDITQFPVATETPGILVIRVNNASLCFANANFIRGRILSTVTNGSEEHTKEKIRVLVLDMSNVMSVDTSGIVALEELHRELVSQGIQLAIANPRWKVINKLKAAKFLDKLGKGWIFLTVGDAVDACLNTKMSDLSTINC